A portion of the Pseudomonas protegens CHA0 genome contains these proteins:
- a CDS encoding thioesterase II family protein produces MGTPSRVAKDAWFPYASRPRGKMRLFTFPYAGSGASVFHRWFLPLYDQVDLYALQLPGREGRSQEACYSDMQAAANDVADCLEQFGDDIPCCFFGHSMGALLAFAVAGVLQERRLPMPQQLMLSGMVAPHVRQRVAPLHQLPAEQAIAALQAMGGVPAVVLAEEDLMQMYLPIIQADIQMVYSYAGAQPQPLDTRMICLSGAQDLIAPPAQMQQWRRYTLGGFEQFVFAGGHFFLDAQVMSRVKTVLGSALHNQPGSLAV; encoded by the coding sequence ATGGGAACTCCATCACGCGTGGCCAAGGACGCCTGGTTTCCCTATGCCAGCCGGCCTCGGGGCAAGATGCGCCTGTTCACCTTTCCCTATGCCGGGAGCGGGGCCTCGGTCTTTCATCGCTGGTTCCTGCCCCTGTACGACCAGGTCGACCTGTATGCCTTGCAGTTGCCGGGCCGCGAGGGTCGCAGCCAGGAGGCCTGCTACAGCGACATGCAGGCGGCGGCCAATGACGTGGCCGACTGCCTGGAGCAGTTTGGCGATGACATCCCCTGCTGTTTCTTCGGCCACAGTATGGGCGCCTTGCTGGCCTTTGCGGTCGCCGGTGTGCTGCAGGAGCGGCGGTTGCCGATGCCGCAGCAGCTGATGCTCTCGGGCATGGTTGCGCCCCATGTGCGGCAACGGGTAGCACCGCTGCACCAGCTGCCGGCAGAGCAGGCCATCGCCGCGCTGCAGGCCATGGGGGGCGTGCCGGCGGTGGTGCTGGCCGAGGAGGACCTGATGCAGATGTACCTGCCCATCATTCAGGCCGACATACAGATGGTCTACTCCTACGCCGGTGCCCAGCCGCAGCCGCTGGACACCCGCATGATCTGCCTGAGTGGCGCCCAGGACCTGATTGCGCCGCCTGCGCAGATGCAGCAGTGGCGGCGCTACACCCTGGGCGGCTTCGAGCAGTTCGTGTTTGCCGGTGGCCATTTCTTTCTCGACGCCCAGGTCATGTCGCGGGTCAAAACAGTGCTGGGCAGCGCCCTGCACAATCAGCCTGGCAGTCTGGCGGTGTGA
- a CDS encoding ATP-binding cassette domain-containing protein: MSAPAVTVQAVELVKRFRSGTREQLALEQVSLEVPSGKLSALVGPDGAGKTTLLRMIAGLLKADEGLLKVLGLDVAADPQQVQDLISYMPQKFGLYEDLTIQENLELYADLHGVRAQQREERFSRLLQMMDLTRFRDRLAGQLSGGMKQKLGLACTLVRSPQLLLLDEPTVGVDPLSRRELWSIIEQLIEQENLTVLISTAYMDEAQRCAQVFVLYQGRLIAQGPPAQLCHLAQGLCYGVGPEAGTPARLLQARLLDDNEHIIDAVPEGGMVRFIRSAQVPLQAIPSLAGQASPQALEARLEDGFMVLLRQQVGSVASLDEPAQAPASDGQGDAASGRAVVIEVRDLVRKFGDFTAVASTSFEVLKGEIFGLLGPNGAGKTTTFRMLCGLLPASSGHLEVAGVNLRTARAAARRKIGYVSQKFALYANLSALENLRFFGGAYGLHGAKLKARVALMLEQFDLGEHKHLRSGELPGGYKQRLAMAVALLHEPQILFLDEPTSGIDPLARRAFWRRITALAQNGTTIVITTHFMEEAEYCDRIVIQDAGRLLALGTPEQVRHQGSESLADMNSAFIAVVERARAQASAPVQ, encoded by the coding sequence ATGAGTGCGCCAGCGGTAACGGTTCAGGCTGTTGAACTGGTCAAGCGCTTTCGCAGTGGAACGCGAGAACAGTTGGCTCTGGAGCAGGTTTCTCTGGAGGTGCCCAGTGGCAAGTTGAGTGCCCTGGTGGGGCCGGACGGGGCCGGAAAAACCACCCTGTTGCGGATGATTGCCGGCTTGCTCAAGGCCGACGAAGGGCTGTTGAAGGTGCTGGGGCTGGACGTCGCCGCAGATCCGCAGCAGGTGCAGGACCTCATCAGCTACATGCCGCAGAAGTTCGGCCTGTACGAAGACCTGACGATCCAGGAAAACCTCGAACTCTACGCCGACCTGCATGGCGTGCGCGCCCAGCAGCGCGAGGAGCGCTTTTCCCGGTTGCTGCAGATGATGGACCTGACGCGTTTTCGCGACCGGCTGGCCGGACAGCTTTCCGGCGGCATGAAACAGAAACTGGGGCTGGCCTGTACCCTGGTCCGCTCACCGCAGCTGTTGCTGCTGGACGAGCCCACCGTGGGGGTGGATCCGCTGTCGCGGCGGGAACTGTGGAGCATCATCGAACAACTGATCGAGCAGGAAAACCTCACGGTGCTGATCAGCACTGCCTACATGGACGAGGCCCAGCGTTGCGCCCAGGTCTTTGTGCTGTACCAGGGGCGGCTGATCGCCCAGGGGCCACCGGCGCAGTTGTGCCATCTGGCGCAGGGCCTGTGCTATGGCGTCGGCCCCGAGGCCGGCACCCCGGCCAGGCTGTTGCAGGCGCGCTTGCTTGACGACAATGAACACATCATCGATGCCGTGCCCGAAGGCGGCATGGTTCGCTTTATCCGCAGCGCCCAGGTGCCTCTGCAGGCCATTCCATCCCTGGCTGGCCAGGCCTCTCCCCAGGCGCTGGAGGCCCGCCTCGAAGATGGCTTCATGGTGTTGCTCCGGCAACAGGTTGGCAGCGTTGCAAGCCTGGACGAGCCGGCGCAGGCGCCCGCCAGCGACGGCCAGGGCGACGCTGCCTCTGGGCGTGCGGTGGTCATCGAGGTCCGCGACCTGGTGCGCAAGTTCGGGGACTTCACCGCGGTTGCCAGCACCTCGTTCGAGGTGTTGAAGGGCGAGATATTCGGCTTGCTGGGCCCCAACGGAGCCGGCAAGACCACCACGTTTCGCATGCTTTGCGGTTTGCTTCCCGCCTCCAGCGGGCACCTTGAGGTGGCTGGCGTCAACCTGCGCACCGCACGGGCGGCGGCGCGGCGCAAGATCGGCTACGTCTCGCAGAAGTTCGCCCTGTACGCGAACCTGTCGGCCCTGGAGAACCTGCGCTTCTTCGGCGGCGCCTATGGCCTGCACGGCGCGAAGCTGAAAGCGCGGGTGGCGTTGATGCTCGAACAGTTCGACCTCGGCGAACACAAGCACCTGCGCAGCGGCGAGCTGCCCGGTGGCTACAAGCAGCGCCTGGCCATGGCGGTCGCGCTGCTGCACGAGCCGCAGATCCTGTTTCTCGACGAACCCACCAGCGGTATCGACCCCTTGGCCCGCCGGGCGTTCTGGCGCCGTATCACCGCCCTGGCGCAAAACGGCACGACGATCGTGATCACCACCCACTTCATGGAAGAGGCCGAGTACTGCGACCGTATCGTCATCCAGGATGCCGGACGGCTGCTGGCCCTGGGCACTCCGGAACAGGTACGCCACCAGGGCAGCGAGTCGCTTGCCGACATGAACAGCGCCTTCATTGCCGTGGTCGAGCGTGCTCGGGCCCAGGCCAGCGCCCCGGTGCAGTGA
- a CDS encoding ABC transporter permease yields MTMTDSNRSASGFRRRLIALTRKELRQLMRDKSNLAIGIVLPIVLILIFGYGLSLDIRNTPLAVVLEDSSPSARSVVAKLASSDYFSVVQVTSMAEARALMDKRRVDGIVRVPADFSRRLEQQDARLQLLLHGADANSAATLGRYVRGALNVWQQQQFDRSRQPQSAGRVLVVERMWFNAANSSTWYLVPGLIALIMTLVGAFLTSLVLAREWERGTLESLFVTPVRSIEILLAKIIPYFLVGLLGLVMCLVSARLLFEVPIQGSLVLLLLSSMLYLLVTLGIGLLISAKTRNQFLASQIAIIFSFLPALMLSGFLFDLRNVPTFIRVVGSILPATYFMELVKTLFLAGNNWPLIAKNLAILAAYAVFLLNAARLCTRKKLD; encoded by the coding sequence ATGACCATGACTGACTCCAATCGATCCGCCTCAGGGTTCAGGCGCAGGCTCATTGCGCTCACCCGAAAGGAGTTGCGCCAATTGATGCGTGACAAGAGCAACCTGGCGATAGGCATTGTCCTGCCCATCGTACTGATCCTGATATTTGGCTACGGCCTGTCCCTGGACATTCGCAACACGCCGCTGGCCGTGGTCCTGGAAGACAGCTCCCCCAGCGCCCGCAGCGTGGTGGCGAAGCTTGCGAGTTCGGACTACTTCTCGGTGGTCCAGGTGACCAGCATGGCCGAGGCCCGAGCGCTGATGGACAAGCGTCGGGTCGACGGCATCGTGCGCGTGCCGGCGGATTTTTCCAGGCGCCTCGAACAGCAGGATGCGCGCTTGCAATTGCTCCTGCATGGCGCCGATGCCAACAGCGCGGCGACCCTTGGACGCTATGTCAGGGGCGCGCTGAATGTCTGGCAACAGCAGCAGTTCGACCGCTCCCGGCAGCCCCAGTCGGCCGGTCGGGTGCTGGTCGTCGAACGCATGTGGTTCAACGCCGCCAACAGCAGTACCTGGTACCTGGTGCCCGGGCTCATCGCCCTGATCATGACCCTGGTGGGTGCCTTCCTGACCTCTCTGGTACTGGCCCGGGAGTGGGAGCGGGGCACGCTCGAATCACTGTTCGTCACCCCAGTCAGGTCGATCGAAATACTCCTGGCCAAGATCATTCCCTATTTCCTGGTGGGCCTGCTGGGCCTGGTGATGTGCCTGGTTTCGGCGCGGTTGCTGTTCGAGGTACCGATCCAGGGTTCGCTGGTGCTCCTGCTGTTGAGCTCCATGCTCTACCTGCTGGTCACCCTGGGCATTGGCCTGCTGATTTCGGCGAAGACACGCAACCAGTTCCTGGCCAGCCAGATCGCGATCATCTTCAGCTTCCTGCCGGCGCTGATGCTCTCGGGGTTCCTCTTCGATCTGCGCAATGTGCCGACGTTCATCCGCGTGGTGGGCTCGATCCTGCCGGCGACTTACTTCATGGAACTGGTCAAGACCCTGTTCCTGGCTGGCAACAACTGGCCATTGATCGCCAAGAACCTCGCAATCCTCGCGGCCTACGCCGTGTTCCTGTTGAACGCTGCACGCCTGTGCACCCGCAAGAAGCTGGATTGA
- a CDS encoding ABC transporter permease: protein MDKLMNFLRELLFLFQKEFLAIVKDPANRVILIAPAIVQSLLFGYGATYDLNYVPYAVLDQSQGRASTELLARFDASGVFARVSTLTSVDEIAPVIDRGSALLVLHIAADFDERLSRHENAGLQLILDGRNSTTAGMAAGHIANLVADFNQQFLAVDNAPVRLETRAWFNPNLQTRWNIVPGLIAALSMIQTLMLAALSVAREREQGTFDQLLVTPLTPFVILLGKALPSVLIGLLQSSLILLIGLFWFKIPMIGSVLDLYLGLFVFTSACVGIGLSISALSANMQQAMVYTFVLMMPLILLSGLITPVHSMPEALQLLTYLDPLRFAIDLVRRIYLEGATLADVSWNLVPMFAVALVTLPLAAWLFRNRLV, encoded by the coding sequence ATGGACAAGCTGATGAATTTCCTACGCGAGTTGCTGTTCCTGTTTCAGAAGGAGTTCCTGGCCATCGTCAAGGACCCGGCCAACCGGGTGATCCTGATTGCCCCTGCGATCGTCCAGTCATTGCTGTTCGGCTACGGCGCCACCTACGACCTGAACTACGTGCCTTATGCCGTGCTGGATCAGAGCCAGGGGCGCGCTTCGACAGAGCTTTTGGCACGCTTCGATGCCTCCGGGGTATTTGCCCGAGTGTCGACCCTGACCAGCGTCGATGAGATCGCCCCGGTAATCGACCGGGGCAGTGCCTTGCTGGTGCTGCATATCGCCGCAGACTTCGACGAGCGCCTGAGCCGGCATGAAAACGCCGGCTTGCAGTTGATCCTGGATGGGCGCAACTCGACGACCGCGGGAATGGCGGCCGGGCATATCGCCAACCTGGTGGCTGACTTCAACCAGCAGTTCCTGGCGGTGGACAACGCGCCGGTACGCCTGGAGACCCGTGCCTGGTTCAACCCCAACCTGCAAACCCGCTGGAACATAGTGCCGGGCCTGATCGCCGCGCTGAGCATGATCCAGACCCTGATGCTGGCGGCGTTGTCGGTAGCCAGGGAGCGCGAGCAGGGCACCTTCGACCAACTGCTGGTGACTCCGCTGACGCCTTTCGTGATCCTGCTGGGCAAGGCCCTGCCGTCGGTACTGATCGGTCTTTTGCAGTCCAGCCTGATCCTCCTCATCGGCCTGTTCTGGTTCAAGATCCCCATGATCGGCTCCGTGCTGGACCTGTACCTGGGGCTGTTCGTCTTCACCAGCGCCTGCGTGGGCATCGGGCTGTCGATCTCGGCGCTGTCGGCCAACATGCAGCAGGCCATGGTGTACACCTTCGTGCTGATGATGCCGCTGATCCTGCTCTCCGGCCTGATCACCCCGGTGCACAGCATGCCCGAGGCCCTGCAACTGCTGACCTATCTCGATCCGCTGCGCTTTGCCATCGACCTGGTCAGGAGGATCTACCTGGAGGGGGCAACGCTGGCGGATGTGTCCTGGAACCTGGTGCCCATGTTTGCCGTTGCGCTGGTGACCCTGCCGCTGGCTGCGTGGCTGTTTCGCAATCGATTGGTGTGA
- a CDS encoding NAD(P)/FAD-dependent oxidoreductase encodes MNDVQSGKAPEHYDILLAGNSISVIMLAACLARNKVRVGLLRNRQMPPDLTGEATIPYTSMIFELIADRYGVPEIKNIARTRDIQQKVMPSSGVKKNLGFIYHQRSRAVDLGQALQFNVPSEHGENHLFRPDIDAYLLAAAIGYGAQLVEIDNSPEVLVEDSGVKVATALGRWVTADFMVDGSQGGQVLARQAGLVSQASTQKTRTLEFSTHMLGVVPFDECVQGDFPGQWHGGTLHHVFDGGWVGVIPFNNHQHSRNPLVSVLVSLREDLCPSMDGDQVLAGLIELYPGLGRHLSGARRVREWALRQPPRQVYRTALERRCLMFDEGAASNDLLFSRKLSNAAELVLALAHRLIKAAHSGDYRSPALNDFVLTQDSIISLSDRIASAAYVSFRDPELWNAFARVWLLQSIAATITARKINDAFAKDLDPRVFDEIDQLAEDGFWMPLYQGYKDILNTTLGLCDDVKSAKVSAAHAASSIFAELANASFVPPIFDFANPHARVYQLTTLRKLKALWWGLMQVPSEVGRLIFYRSFRKPSLRKES; translated from the coding sequence ATGAACGATGTGCAGTCTGGCAAGGCGCCAGAGCATTACGACATTCTCTTGGCGGGCAACAGCATCAGCGTGATCATGCTCGCCGCCTGCCTGGCCCGGAACAAGGTCCGGGTCGGTTTGTTGCGCAACCGGCAGATGCCCCCCGACCTTACCGGTGAGGCGACGATTCCCTATACCTCGATGATTTTCGAGCTGATTGCCGACCGCTATGGCGTGCCGGAAATAAAGAATATCGCCCGCACCCGGGATATCCAGCAGAAGGTGATGCCGTCTTCCGGGGTCAAGAAGAACCTCGGGTTCATCTATCACCAGCGCAGCCGGGCGGTGGACCTGGGCCAGGCGCTGCAATTCAACGTGCCCTCCGAGCATGGCGAGAACCATCTGTTCAGGCCCGATATCGATGCCTATCTGCTGGCGGCGGCCATCGGTTATGGCGCGCAGCTGGTGGAGATCGACAACAGCCCAGAGGTGCTGGTCGAGGACAGCGGGGTCAAGGTAGCTACGGCACTGGGGCGCTGGGTCACTGCCGATTTCATGGTTGATGGCAGCCAGGGCGGCCAGGTGCTGGCGCGGCAGGCGGGCCTGGTCAGCCAGGCTTCGACGCAGAAGACCCGGACCCTGGAATTCTCCACTCATATGCTCGGGGTGGTGCCGTTCGATGAGTGCGTGCAGGGCGATTTTCCCGGCCAGTGGCATGGCGGCACTCTGCATCATGTGTTCGATGGGGGCTGGGTGGGGGTCATCCCGTTCAACAACCATCAGCACTCGCGCAACCCTTTGGTCAGCGTGCTGGTTTCACTGCGTGAGGACCTCTGCCCGAGCATGGACGGCGACCAGGTCCTGGCCGGCCTGATCGAGCTGTACCCCGGCCTGGGGCGGCACCTGTCCGGCGCCCGGCGGGTTCGCGAGTGGGCGCTGCGCCAGCCGCCCCGGCAGGTCTATCGCACGGCGCTCGAACGCCGCTGCCTGATGTTCGACGAGGGCGCCGCGAGCAACGATCTGTTGTTCTCGCGCAAGCTGTCCAATGCTGCGGAACTGGTTCTGGCCCTGGCGCACCGGCTGATCAAGGCGGCGCACAGCGGTGACTACCGCAGCCCGGCCCTGAATGATTTTGTCCTGACCCAGGACAGCATCATCAGCTTGAGTGACCGGATCGCCTCGGCGGCCTATGTGTCGTTTCGCGACCCCGAGTTGTGGAATGCCTTCGCCCGTGTCTGGCTGCTGCAGTCGATTGCCGCCACCATCACCGCGCGCAAGATCAACGATGCCTTTGCCAAGGACCTGGACCCGCGGGTGTTCGATGAAATCGACCAGCTCGCAGAGGACGGTTTCTGGATGCCTCTGTATCAGGGGTACAAGGATATTCTCAACACTACGCTGGGCCTTTGTGATGACGTCAAAAGCGCCAAGGTCTCTGCTGCGCACGCGGCGAGCAGCATCTTTGCGGAGCTTGCCAACGCCAGTTTTGTTCCGCCTATTTTTGATTTTGCTAATCCTCACGCTCGTGTCTATCAACTGACCACCTTGAGAAAGCTCAAGGCGCTCTGGTGGGGCCTGATGCAAGTGCCCTCAGAGGTCGGACGGCTGATTTTCTATCGATCCTTCAGAAAACCTTCCCTGCGCAAGGAGAGTTGA
- a CDS encoding TetR/AcrR family transcriptional regulator, with the protein MNTRRRTSRSDGEHTKIRILDVAARLFAQHGYANTASKLICEEAGTDLAAINYHFGSREALYKAVLIEGHKQLVSFEALSQLAQSEEPALIKLDSFIDAIVTRVLDEQSWQSKVCAREILAPTVHFTSLVQEEVMPKFRLLEALISEITGFPIGDPALARCTISIIAPCLMLAVIDRQQPSPLQAVLQHDANALKAHFKLFARSGLAAIAQ; encoded by the coding sequence ATGAACACGCGACGCAGAACCAGCAGAAGCGACGGCGAACACACTAAAATCCGCATTCTCGATGTGGCTGCCCGCCTGTTTGCCCAGCATGGCTATGCCAACACCGCGAGCAAGCTCATCTGTGAAGAAGCCGGCACCGACCTCGCCGCCATCAACTACCACTTCGGTAGCCGGGAAGCCCTGTACAAGGCGGTGCTGATCGAGGGACACAAGCAACTGGTGAGCTTCGAAGCCCTGTCGCAGTTGGCGCAAAGCGAAGAGCCGGCGCTGATCAAGCTCGATAGCTTCATCGATGCCATCGTCACCCGGGTGCTCGATGAGCAGAGCTGGCAAAGCAAAGTCTGTGCACGGGAAATACTGGCGCCCACTGTCCATTTCACCAGCCTTGTGCAAGAAGAAGTGATGCCCAAATTCCGTCTGCTGGAAGCGCTCATCAGCGAGATCACCGGATTTCCGATCGGTGACCCGGCGCTGGCGCGTTGCACCATCAGCATCATCGCGCCCTGCCTGATGCTGGCGGTGATAGATCGCCAGCAGCCCAGCCCGCTGCAAGCCGTCCTGCAACACGACGCCAACGCCCTGAAAGCCCACTTCAAGCTGTTCGCCAGGTCCGGCCTCGCGGCCATTGCCCAATAG
- the pltE gene encoding L-prolyl-[peptidyl-carrier protein] dehydrogenase, protein MDFNYDDTQKKHAAMIAQVCAEQLAACGNEHSRYFTARQWAICGEAGLLGLSIPREYGGQGLGALSTAIAMHAFGLGCTDMGLVFAAAAHQFACAMPIVEFATAETKRDVLPKLASGEFIGSNAITEPEAGSDSSNLKSRAWPQADGSYRLDGHKSFAGNAPIADIFVTYATTQPEYGALGVSGFIVHRSSAGLRVSEPLDKVCLRSCPAGEVFFDDCRVPEVNRLGEEGQGRQVFQSSMGWERACLFAAFLGMMERQLEQTIEHARTRRQFGKPIGDNQAVSHRIAQMKLRLESARLLLFRACWGMDQGDPGQLNIALSKLAISEGALASSIDAVRIFGGRGCLESFGIEAMLRDSIGTTIFSGTSDMQHEIIARELKL, encoded by the coding sequence ATGGACTTCAACTACGACGATACCCAGAAAAAACATGCGGCCATGATCGCCCAGGTGTGTGCCGAGCAACTGGCGGCCTGTGGCAATGAACACTCGCGGTATTTCACCGCCCGGCAATGGGCGATCTGCGGCGAGGCCGGATTGCTGGGGCTGTCGATTCCCCGGGAATACGGTGGCCAGGGCCTGGGTGCACTGTCGACGGCCATTGCCATGCACGCCTTTGGCCTGGGTTGCACAGACATGGGCCTGGTGTTCGCGGCGGCGGCCCACCAGTTTGCCTGTGCGATGCCGATCGTCGAGTTCGCAACAGCGGAAACCAAACGCGATGTGTTGCCCAAACTCGCCAGCGGTGAATTCATCGGCTCCAACGCGATCACCGAACCCGAGGCCGGCTCCGACTCCAGCAATTTGAAGAGCCGTGCCTGGCCCCAGGCCGATGGCAGTTATCGCCTTGACGGCCACAAGAGCTTTGCCGGCAATGCGCCGATTGCCGACATCTTCGTGACTTATGCCACCACCCAGCCCGAGTACGGTGCCCTGGGGGTCAGCGGTTTTATCGTCCACCGCAGCAGTGCGGGGCTCAGGGTCAGTGAGCCCCTGGACAAGGTATGCCTGAGAAGCTGCCCCGCGGGTGAAGTGTTCTTTGACGATTGCAGGGTTCCTGAGGTCAACCGCCTGGGTGAGGAGGGGCAGGGCCGGCAGGTGTTCCAGAGCTCCATGGGCTGGGAGCGTGCCTGCCTGTTCGCAGCGTTCCTGGGGATGATGGAGCGGCAACTGGAACAGACCATCGAGCATGCGCGCACCCGGCGCCAGTTTGGCAAGCCGATTGGCGACAACCAGGCGGTTTCGCACCGTATCGCGCAAATGAAGCTGCGCCTGGAGTCGGCGCGGTTGCTGCTGTTCCGGGCGTGCTGGGGCATGGACCAGGGCGATCCGGGGCAGCTCAACATTGCCCTGTCGAAACTGGCCATCAGTGAAGGGGCGCTGGCATCTAGCATCGATGCGGTGAGGATTTTCGGCGGCCGGGGCTGCCTGGAGTCTTTCGGGATCGAGGCGATGCTGCGCGATTCCATCGGCACTACGATCTTTTCCGGCACCAGCGACATGCAGCACGAGATCATTGCCCGGGAGCTGAAGCTATGA
- a CDS encoding HlyD family efflux transporter periplasmic adaptor subunit, translating into MKKQLIVGVAVLLVATAGVSWFLLRPEKQNDHLKLHGNVDIRQVSLAFDGSERIAALYAEEGDLVQPGQVLAELDTRTLRLEINRSKARIGAQEQALLRLKNGTRPQEVEQSKARFDAAQAQMQLAQLHMQRLRRIADDTQGKGVSQQRLDQAAARLQVAKAQSQEQRESWTLAKIGPRNEDIAQATADLQASRADLDLLEHYLARAQLKAPTQARIRTRLLEPGDMASPQRPVFALALTDPKWVRAYVNERQLGHIRADQMARVYTDSFPDQAIDGKVGYISSVAEFTPKSVETEDLRTSLVYEIRVLVKDPDDRLRLGMPATVYLDQAPVAGATP; encoded by the coding sequence ATGAAGAAGCAGTTGATTGTAGGGGTTGCCGTACTGCTGGTGGCCACAGCGGGTGTTTCCTGGTTTCTCCTTCGCCCCGAGAAGCAGAACGACCACCTCAAGCTCCATGGCAACGTCGACATTCGCCAGGTGTCCCTGGCGTTCGACGGCAGTGAGCGAATCGCCGCGCTGTATGCCGAAGAGGGCGACCTGGTGCAGCCAGGCCAGGTCCTGGCGGAACTCGACACACGCACACTGCGCCTGGAAATAAATCGCTCCAAGGCCAGGATCGGCGCCCAGGAACAGGCGCTGCTGCGCTTGAAAAATGGCACACGGCCTCAAGAGGTCGAGCAGTCCAAGGCACGTTTTGATGCCGCCCAGGCGCAAATGCAGCTGGCTCAACTGCACATGCAGCGCCTGCGCAGGATCGCCGACGACACCCAGGGCAAGGGCGTCAGCCAGCAACGCCTGGACCAGGCAGCCGCCCGCTTGCAAGTGGCCAAGGCCCAGTCGCAGGAGCAGCGCGAATCCTGGACCCTGGCCAAGATCGGCCCACGCAATGAAGACATCGCCCAGGCCACGGCCGACCTGCAAGCCTCCAGGGCCGACCTGGACCTGCTGGAACATTACCTGGCGCGCGCTCAGCTCAAGGCGCCGACCCAGGCCCGGATCCGCACGCGCCTGCTGGAGCCGGGGGATATGGCCTCGCCCCAGCGCCCGGTGTTTGCCCTGGCCCTGACCGACCCCAAGTGGGTACGGGCCTATGTCAACGAACGCCAGTTGGGCCACATACGTGCGGACCAGATGGCGCGGGTCTACACCGACAGCTTTCCTGACCAGGCCATCGACGGCAAAGTCGGCTACATCTCCTCGGTTGCCGAATTCACCCCCAAGTCGGTGGAAACGGAAGACCTGCGCACCAGCCTGGTCTACGAGATCCGGGTGCTGGTCAAGGACCCTGACGATCGCCTGCGGCTCGGTATGCCGGCGACCGTCTACCTTGACCAGGCACCGGTGGCCGGGGCCACGCCATGA
- the pltF gene encoding L-proline--[L-prolyl-carrier protein] ligase, translating to MKLLHERMMHSLARYPRQTAVVDEQDALSYEALELRTREFVAMLCALGVGQGQRILLWAHKSVDLVAVMQAALRLGVVYVPVDPLSPVSRLEKIAGDSQAVLVLCTAARLEELAGSALAQVRSVVLDDPASAGYWRNIDTGSSVVPTLRIQPDDLAYILYTSGSTGVPKGVALSHGNALAFVDWACERYCFQPGERFANHAPLHFDLSVLDIYCALNVGATVCLVPESIAFSPRLLTDFIRQHEISIWYSVPSVLMMMMQDGDLLSDIQDTLRVLLFAGEPFPIKHLRDLRAAYADVRLANLFGPTETNVCTAFEVGAIDPERVLPVPIGTAASGNQVWAQKPDGSRCAVGEEGELVVQGPTVMLGYFAKPAQEGPYKTGDMVRQRPDGNYEYLGRRDDMLKVRGNRIERGEVEAALLAHPQVSEAAVLVVGEGMNAQLWGVLVAHTRDALSLIDLKRHCAQRLPRYMIIDKVLCLDALPRNANGKVDRFALARQVEG from the coding sequence ATGAAGCTGCTCCATGAACGGATGATGCACAGCCTTGCCCGCTACCCGCGGCAGACGGCGGTGGTGGATGAGCAGGATGCCTTGAGCTACGAGGCGCTGGAGCTCAGGACCCGGGAATTCGTGGCAATGCTCTGTGCCCTGGGGGTCGGCCAGGGGCAGCGGATCCTGCTCTGGGCGCACAAGTCGGTGGACCTGGTGGCGGTCATGCAGGCGGCCCTGCGGCTGGGGGTGGTGTATGTGCCGGTGGACCCACTGAGCCCGGTGTCGCGCCTGGAAAAGATCGCCGGGGATTCCCAGGCCGTGCTGGTCCTCTGCACCGCGGCACGCCTGGAAGAACTCGCCGGCTCCGCGCTTGCCCAGGTGCGCAGCGTGGTCCTGGACGACCCGGCCAGCGCCGGCTACTGGCGCAACATCGATACCGGCTCCAGCGTAGTGCCTACGCTGCGCATCCAGCCGGACGATCTGGCCTACATCCTCTACACCTCCGGGTCCACCGGCGTGCCCAAAGGGGTTGCGCTCAGCCACGGCAATGCCCTGGCCTTCGTCGACTGGGCGTGCGAGCGCTATTGCTTCCAGCCTGGCGAGCGTTTCGCCAACCATGCCCCCCTGCATTTCGACCTGTCGGTCCTGGACATCTACTGCGCGCTCAATGTGGGCGCGACGGTGTGCCTGGTTCCCGAGTCGATCGCGTTCTCGCCGCGGCTGCTGACCGACTTCATCCGCCAGCACGAAATCAGCATCTGGTACTCGGTGCCCTCGGTACTCATGATGATGATGCAAGACGGCGACTTGCTCAGCGATATCCAGGACACCCTGCGGGTACTGTTGTTCGCCGGCGAGCCTTTTCCGATCAAGCACCTGCGTGACCTGCGCGCGGCCTATGCCGATGTGCGTCTGGCCAATCTCTTCGGCCCCACGGAAACCAATGTGTGCACCGCATTCGAGGTCGGCGCCATCGATCCCGAGCGCGTGCTCCCGGTGCCCATCGGCACGGCCGCCTCCGGCAACCAGGTGTGGGCGCAAAAGCCTGATGGCAGCCGCTGCGCAGTGGGTGAAGAAGGTGAGCTGGTGGTGCAGGGGCCTACGGTCATGCTGGGCTATTTCGCCAAGCCGGCTCAGGAGGGGCCCTACAAGACCGGCGATATGGTCAGGCAGCGGCCTGACGGCAACTACGAATACCTGGGGCGTCGTGACGACATGCTCAAGGTGCGTGGCAACCGGATCGAGCGCGGGGAAGTCGAAGCCGCGCTGCTGGCCCATCCCCAGGTCAGCGAGGCCGCCGTGCTGGTGGTCGGGGAGGGGATGAACGCGCAGTTGTGGGGCGTGCTGGTCGCTCACACCCGGGACGCTCTTTCGCTGATCGACCTCAAGCGCCACTGCGCCCAGCGCCTGCCTCGCTACATGATCATCGACAAGGTGCTGTGCCTGGACGCACTGCCACGCAACGCCAATGGCAAGGTCGATCGCTTCGCCCTGGCCAGGCAGGTGGAGGGCTGA